In Actinoplanes lobatus, the DNA window AACATCGACGTGAAGCAGATGCTGCTTCCGGCACAGGACGCCGCCGCCGAGTACAGCGCGGCCGTCTCGTACAACGTGCTGGAGCACATCGAGGATCACGTCGGCGCGCTGAGCAGCATGAAGGACCTGGTCCGCCCCGGCGGCCACGTGATCATCATCGTGCCGGCCTTCATGTTCGCGATGAGCCAGGTGGACATCGCCACCGGGCACATCCGCCGCTACACCAAGAAGACGCTGGGCGCCGCCTTCGTCGAGGCCGGTCTGGAGATCGAGAAGATCCACTACGCGAATGCGCTGGGTCTGCTCGGCTACTACACCGCGACCAGCATCTTCAAGCTGGCCCCCAAGGAGGGGCCGATGGTCAAGATCTACGACAGCCTGGTGCTGCCGGTGACCAAGGCTGCCGAGAAGGTCGTCCGCCCGCCGTTCGGGCAGTCGGTCTTCTGCGTGGGTCGCGTCCCCCGCTGACCGGGCAGACAACTGAGGCCGCCGGCGCTGTCGGCGGCCTCATCCGTACGGTGGCTCAGCC includes these proteins:
- a CDS encoding class I SAM-dependent methyltransferase codes for the protein MADITGDQRIQSEVLEGLAMAVNHRRWFVELALPHLGNNPIEIGSGLGDYAIEWAEHLPKFTATEADPDRLVLLKERMAEYPNIDVKQMLLPAQDAAAEYSAAVSYNVLEHIEDHVGALSSMKDLVRPGGHVIIIVPAFMFAMSQVDIATGHIRRYTKKTLGAAFVEAGLEIEKIHYANALGLLGYYTATSIFKLAPKEGPMVKIYDSLVLPVTKAAEKVVRPPFGQSVFCVGRVPR